In Vigna radiata var. radiata cultivar VC1973A chromosome 3, Vradiata_ver6, whole genome shotgun sequence, the following proteins share a genomic window:
- the LOC106757263 gene encoding tropinone reductase homolog At5g06060, whose protein sequence is MAELEESSSKRGGRWCLKGMTALVSGGTRGIGHAIVSDLAAFGAAVHTCSRTQTELNKCLEEWQSEGFQVTGSVCDVSSPHDRENLLQKVASTFNGKLNIYVNNVGTNFRKPTIEYSAEEYSELMTVNLDSSFHLCQLAYPLLKASGKGCIVFLSSVAGVTSMGTGSVYAASKAAINQLTKNLACEWAKDNIRSNCVVPWTTRTPLIQHLLQNQAFVDDVMSRTPLKRIAEPEEVSSLVTFLCLPAASYITGQVICVDGGVTVNGFQPSMRIT, encoded by the exons ATGGCTGAGTTGGAAGAAAGCAGCAGtaagagaggaggaagatggTGTCTGAAGGGAATGACGGCTCTGGTCAGTGGTGGCACTCGTGGGATCGG GCACGCCATTGTGAGTGATTTGGCCGCGTTTGGCGCCGCTGTGCACACTTGTTCCAGGACCCAAACAGAGCTCAACAAGTGCTTAGAAGAATGGCAGAGTGAAGGCTTTCAGGTTACTGGATCGGTGTGTGACGTGTCCTCGCCACACGACAGAGAGAATCTTCTTCAGAAAGTTGCATCCACCTTCAATGGAAAGCTTAACATCTAT GTAAACAACGTTGGAACAAACTTCAGAAAACCAACAATTGAGTACAGTGCTGAAGAATATTCAGAGCTGATGACAGTTAATTTAGACTCCTCATTTCATCTGTGTCAACTTGCGTACCCTCTTCTCAAAGCATCTGGAAAGGGATGCATTGTGTTCCTTTCTTCTGTTGCTGGTGTCACCAGCATGGGTACTGGATCTGTTTATGCAGCAAGCAAAG CCGCAATTAATCAGCTTACAAAAAATTTGGCCTGTGAATGGGCAAAAGACAACATAAGAAGCAACTGTGTTGTACCATGGACGACCAGAACTCCACTTATCCAACAT CTGCTCCAAAATCAAGCTTTTGTGGATGATGTGATGTCACGTACCCCACTTAAGCGGATCGCAGAACCGGAAGAAGTGTCATCTTTGGTGACTTTCCTCTGCTTGCCTGCTGCATCGTATATCACTGGACAAGTTATTTGTGTTGATGGAGGAGTTACTGTTAATGGATTTCAACCCAGCATGAGAATTACTTGA